In Acinetobacter piscicola, a single window of DNA contains:
- a CDS encoding TerD family protein produces the protein MQLIAGGNIGLTQQNVDILIKTNVPAHIDLDITAYQLAQTTQKVRGDQDMIFYGQKQTINQSVILTESSSKAPYQSKLSFNTALIDPQIGKIAICATLNEPHAVNRLAPIQIELQENGQTVATAIVETQQKTEKALILAEVYKHNEKWKFRFVNQGFNGGLKPLAENFGVEIAAETTQATPTPTPTPTPTPTPNSSLNLSKIKLDKTNSSINLTKKGSGFGKISVNLNWNQGQQAQSGSFFKKLVGGNKTIDLDLGAMIQFKSGQVALVQPLGNQFGHYDRPPFIHLDGDDRTGATTTGENLHINGDRWDEIERIVIYTYIYSGVAQWAATDGVVTIRIPNQPEIEVRLTDGNHLTTCAIVELKNVGGSIRANREVRYFQDQQYLDQHYRFGFRWTQGSKD, from the coding sequence ATGCAATTGATTGCAGGTGGTAATATTGGTTTAACCCAACAAAATGTGGATATATTAATAAAAACAAACGTTCCTGCGCATATCGATTTAGACATTACAGCCTATCAGTTGGCGCAAACAACACAAAAAGTTCGTGGTGATCAGGATATGATTTTCTACGGGCAAAAGCAGACAATAAATCAAAGCGTAATATTAACTGAATCAAGCAGTAAAGCACCTTATCAAAGTAAATTAAGCTTTAATACGGCTTTAATTGATCCTCAAATTGGTAAAATTGCAATTTGTGCAACTTTAAATGAGCCACATGCAGTCAATAGGCTTGCCCCCATCCAAATCGAATTACAGGAAAATGGGCAAACTGTTGCCACAGCCATTGTGGAAACACAGCAAAAAACTGAAAAAGCTTTGATTTTAGCTGAAGTGTATAAACATAATGAGAAATGGAAATTTCGTTTTGTAAATCAGGGTTTTAATGGTGGTTTAAAGCCATTGGCTGAAAATTTTGGTGTTGAAATTGCAGCAGAAACAACACAAGCTACGCCAACGCCAACGCCAACGCCAACGCCAACGCCAACGCCAAACTCAAGTTTAAATTTATCTAAAATCAAATTAGACAAGACCAATTCCAGTATTAATTTGACTAAAAAAGGCTCAGGTTTCGGTAAAATTTCAGTAAATCTCAACTGGAATCAAGGTCAACAAGCCCAATCAGGTTCATTCTTTAAAAAATTAGTCGGTGGAAATAAAACCATCGATCTAGATCTCGGCGCCATGATTCAGTTTAAAAGTGGTCAAGTTGCTTTAGTTCAACCACTGGGTAATCAGTTTGGTCATTATGACCGCCCCCCATTTATTCATTTAGACGGTGATGATCGTACAGGTGCGACAACGACAGGTGAGAACTTGCATATCAATGGTGATCGTTGGGATGAAATTGAACGGATTGTTATTTATACCTATATTTATTCAGGTGTGGCGCAATGGGCTGCAACAGATGGCGTAGTGACCATTCGTATCCCAAATCAGCCTGAAATAGAGGTTCGTTTAACCGATGGTAATCATTTAACCACCTGTGCCATTGTTGAACTGAAAAATGTGGGCGGTAGTATTCGAGCCAATCGTGAAGTGCGTTATTTCCAAGATCAACAATATTTAGACCAACATTACCGCTTTGGTTTTCGTTGGACACAAGGGTCAAAAGATTAA
- a CDS encoding vWA domain-containing protein, producing the protein MQLVSGQKFALTQLLQSTSELSVRVQVQASFEIDISSFGLGRHDQLYHDDYMTFYNQPKTPENEVQYFQQAQQHIFKFDLSQIDTEKTPRFVICATTDQTTLNHIQSIQVDLVNAKQQVLASYHLTSAHFQQEKAAMLCEIYFKNDAWRMAAVGQGFNGGLKALVEHFGGEVADETAPTPIENTVTQNHVPATTSTLDLKKKVVLDKIEKSAPQLLELTKKSLISLEKNNLLNVKARVALVLDYSGSMNQQYKKGDVQKVLDRIMPLAVNFDDDGRFECWAFAQHALRLSDVHLGNLKNYINTEQGGHKKWDAGARFNNEPAALNAVIDYFIQESPSDLPVYVVFISDGGVSETKKIKQILKDISNQAIFWQFVGIGGRNYGVLEQLDEMSGRVIDNCNFFAMDNIDSMPESQLYDLLLNEFPMWLKAAQQKNIIK; encoded by the coding sequence ATGCAACTGGTTTCAGGACAAAAGTTCGCATTGACCCAACTGTTACAATCTACATCAGAATTGAGTGTACGTGTTCAAGTGCAAGCAAGTTTTGAAATTGATATTTCTAGTTTTGGCTTAGGGCGGCATGATCAGCTTTATCATGATGATTATATGACTTTTTATAATCAGCCAAAAACGCCTGAAAATGAAGTGCAATATTTTCAGCAAGCACAGCAACATATTTTTAAATTTGATCTCAGTCAAATTGATACTGAAAAAACGCCCCGTTTTGTGATTTGTGCGACAACAGATCAAACAACTTTAAATCATATCCAATCTATTCAAGTTGATTTAGTCAATGCTAAGCAGCAAGTTTTGGCAAGCTACCACCTGACAAGTGCACATTTTCAGCAAGAAAAAGCGGCTATGTTGTGTGAAATCTACTTTAAAAATGACGCTTGGCGCATGGCGGCGGTTGGGCAAGGTTTTAATGGCGGTTTAAAAGCGTTGGTTGAGCATTTTGGTGGGGAAGTTGCAGATGAAACGGCTCCTACTCCTATCGAAAATACGGTAACTCAAAACCATGTACCTGCAACGACATCCACTTTAGATTTAAAGAAAAAAGTGGTTTTAGATAAAATTGAGAAATCTGCTCCGCAGCTTTTAGAACTCACTAAAAAATCTTTGATCAGTTTAGAAAAGAATAACTTACTCAATGTGAAAGCACGGGTAGCACTTGTTTTAGACTATTCAGGTTCAATGAATCAGCAATATAAAAAAGGTGATGTACAAAAAGTCCTTGATCGGATTATGCCTTTAGCGGTGAATTTTGATGATGATGGGCGTTTTGAATGTTGGGCATTTGCACAGCATGCTTTACGTTTAAGCGATGTACATTTAGGTAATTTAAAAAACTATATCAATACCGAACAGGGCGGGCATAAAAAATGGGATGCTGGCGCACGTTTTAATAATGAACCTGCGGCACTGAATGCGGTGATTGATTATTTTATTCAAGAAAGCCCATCCGATTTGCCTGTTTATGTGGTGTTTATTTCAGATGGTGGTGTATCTGAAACCAAAAAAATTAAACAAATTTTAAAAGATATATCCAATCAAGCAATTTTTTGGCAGTTTGTGGGCATTGGTGGTCGAAATTATGGTGTTTTAGAACAGTTAGATGAGATGTCGGGACGTGTGATTGATAATTGTAATTTTTTTGCAATGGACAATATCGACAGTATGCCTGAGTCGCAACTTTATGATTTGTTATTAAATGAATTTCCAATGTGGCTCAAAGCTGCGCAACAAAAAAATATAATCAAGTAG
- the benB gene encoding benzoate 1,2-dioxygenase small subunit has translation MSAQDKASLENIAQFLYREARFLDDEQWDEWLQCYAPSASFWMPAWDDDDKLTEDPQAEISLIYYPDRQGLEDRVFRIKTERSSATMPNTRTAHNIANVEVVERDGDKVTVRFNWNTLSFRYKNSYSYFGMSRYEIDFSGEQPQILSKYVVLKNDYINQVIDIYHL, from the coding sequence ATGAGCGCGCAAGACAAAGCATCATTAGAAAATATTGCACAATTTCTCTATCGTGAAGCTCGTTTTTTAGACGATGAACAATGGGATGAATGGTTACAGTGTTATGCACCATCTGCATCATTTTGGATGCCAGCTTGGGATGACGATGACAAACTTACTGAAGATCCTCAAGCTGAGATCTCATTGATTTATTACCCTGACCGTCAAGGTTTAGAAGACCGTGTGTTCCGTATTAAAACTGAACGCTCTTCTGCAACCATGCCAAATACACGTACAGCACACAACATTGCTAACGTAGAAGTTGTTGAACGTGATGGCGATAAAGTGACTGTTCGCTTTAACTGGAATACATTGAGCTTCCGTTATAAAAACAGTTATAGCTATTTTGGTATGTCTCGCTATGAAATTGATTTTTCAGGTGAACAACCACAGATTTTAAGTAAATACGTTGTACTTAAAAATGACTATATCAATCAAGTCATTGATATCTACCACCTCTAA
- a CDS encoding ATP-grasp domain-containing protein: protein MKDHYTVWIAESFSCQKDIIQALKDSSLASHLKIICSHHLLRPELQHIADLFIQQPDILDAAEWLLKQCIQFKVDLLFCGKKAHCIEPYREQFAKHNIQLITGAMSLQALEDIDDKFVFTEQCKALHLPYIPAIKADSSDTLKTAILQAKQQFSEICAKPVHGVYGFGFVRLKDDIDYFQHFKSPFIANTQQFIEAYAQLEQGIEYLIMPYLNGGECSVDIACHQGKILAQVTRIKYQFHQECFLQHPCHEICTQLVQHFNCDGLINIQFKKDQQQQWHILEINARPAGGFAYTLHTGVNLVAEIFAQKLSLNLQRENTISPVKVLPLVQSFKMD from the coding sequence GTGAAAGATCATTATACCGTTTGGATTGCTGAAAGTTTTTCTTGTCAAAAAGATATTATTCAAGCCTTAAAAGATTCTTCTCTTGCTTCCCATTTGAAAATCATTTGCTCACATCATTTGCTACGCCCTGAACTGCAACATATTGCTGATCTTTTTATTCAACAACCTGATATTCTCGACGCGGCTGAGTGGTTATTAAAACAATGCATTCAATTTAAGGTAGACCTACTATTTTGTGGCAAAAAAGCACACTGTATCGAACCTTATCGTGAACAATTTGCAAAGCACAATATTCAACTGATCACAGGTGCTATGTCTCTTCAAGCGCTTGAAGACATTGATGATAAATTTGTTTTTACGGAGCAATGTAAGGCACTACACTTACCTTATATTCCTGCTATTAAAGCAGATTCAAGTGACACATTAAAAACCGCTATTTTACAAGCGAAACAACAGTTTAGTGAAATTTGTGCTAAACCTGTGCATGGTGTTTATGGTTTTGGTTTTGTCCGTTTAAAAGATGATATTGATTATTTTCAACATTTTAAATCACCTTTTATTGCAAATACACAACAGTTTATCGAAGCTTATGCTCAACTCGAACAAGGCATCGAATACTTAATTATGCCTTATTTGAATGGTGGAGAATGTTCGGTTGACATTGCCTGTCATCAAGGCAAAATCTTGGCTCAAGTCACCCGTATTAAATATCAATTTCATCAAGAATGTTTTTTACAACATCCCTGTCATGAAATTTGCACACAATTGGTTCAACATTTCAATTGTGACGGTTTGATTAATATTCAATTTAAAAAAGACCAACAACAGCAGTGGCATATTTTAGAAATTAATGCACGCCCAGCAGGCGGATTTGCATATACCTTGCATACTGGCGTGAATTTGGTTGCAGAAATTTTTGCACAAAAGTTATCGCTCAATTTACAGCGTGAGAACACAATATCACCCGTCAAAGTACTGCCTTTAGTACAAAGTTTTAAAATGGATTAA
- a CDS encoding TIGR00266 family protein: MATFTLVGSPEPFLHVSMKRGESIYCESDAMVMVEQNLEVTGKLRGGVFQAFMRKFTSGESLFQQQIKASNGDGECLLSPNLDGDMQILDVGQRQYILSDGAFVAATEQTNIKAKVQSNIGGALFGGTGGFVVMETGGQGQVCISGSGTLLELDITPEQGEVTIDNGHVAAWDASLNYNIGMPTSGGGGIVGNIFNSLTSGEGLVIKFRGHGKVIVCSRNRASYLQWLASALGRGNSN; the protein is encoded by the coding sequence ATGGCAACATTTACTTTAGTGGGTAGTCCAGAACCTTTTTTACATGTCAGTATGAAACGTGGTGAATCGATTTATTGTGAATCGGATGCCATGGTCATGGTGGAGCAAAATCTCGAAGTGACAGGTAAGTTACGTGGCGGTGTATTTCAGGCGTTTATGCGTAAATTTACCTCAGGTGAGTCTTTGTTTCAGCAGCAAATCAAAGCTTCAAATGGAGATGGTGAATGTTTGTTATCACCAAATTTAGATGGAGATATGCAAATTTTAGATGTTGGGCAACGGCAATATATTTTGTCAGACGGTGCATTTGTCGCTGCAACTGAACAGACCAATATTAAAGCGAAAGTACAGAGTAATATTGGTGGTGCATTATTTGGCGGCACAGGTGGCTTTGTAGTGATGGAAACAGGTGGGCAGGGGCAAGTCTGTATTTCAGGCAGTGGCACCTTGCTTGAGTTAGATATTACCCCTGAACAAGGCGAGGTCACCATTGATAATGGTCATGTTGCAGCTTGGGATGCGTCTTTAAACTATAACATTGGCATGCCGACTTCAGGCGGTGGTGGTATTGTTGGCAATATTTTTAATAGCTTAACCAGTGGTGAAGGTTTAGTGATTAAGTTTCGTGGGCATGGCAAAGTGATTGTATGCTCTAGAAATCGTGCAAGTTATTTACAATGGTTGGCATCGGCTTTAGGTCGTGGAAACTCAAACTGA
- the benE gene encoding benzoate/H(+) symporter BenE, whose translation MATLFKTLKQDWSISATVAGFLAVLISYSGPLIIFFQAAQQAHVSNAMMISWIWGISIGAAVAGIFLSIKFKVPVITAWSAPGTALLVTLFPHISLNEAVAAYITSAVIIFLIGISGSFDKLLKWIPQDVAAGMMAGILFQFGLGLFKATDTMPMIVFGMLLVYLVAKRLSPRYAMVFVLISGVILSLALGKMNPVDVDFSLAIPQFITPEWTWNSTLNLAIPLTLVSLSGQFLPGMAIMKLSGYDTPAKPIITATSLTSMAVACVGGITIVLASITAALCMGKDAHELKEKRYIAGIANGIFYILGGLFAGSIVMLFTLLPKELVAALAGLALLGAIAINISAAMKNESQRDAALLTFLATASGMSFLGLSSVFWGICIGIVAHVILTKHQNTAQSQTEAVSSK comes from the coding sequence ATGGCAACCCTGTTTAAGACCTTAAAACAAGATTGGTCAATTTCAGCCACAGTTGCTGGTTTCTTAGCAGTCCTGATTTCATATTCAGGCCCACTCATTATCTTTTTTCAAGCAGCACAACAAGCCCATGTCAGCAATGCCATGATGATTTCATGGATTTGGGGTATTTCTATTGGTGCTGCAGTTGCTGGCATATTTTTATCCATTAAGTTTAAGGTTCCTGTGATCACCGCTTGGTCTGCTCCTGGCACGGCTTTATTGGTCACACTATTTCCACATATCTCACTCAATGAAGCTGTTGCTGCATATATCACGTCCGCAGTGATTATTTTCTTAATTGGAATTTCAGGTTCTTTTGATAAATTACTCAAGTGGATTCCACAAGATGTTGCCGCAGGCATGATGGCAGGTATTTTATTTCAGTTTGGGCTAGGTTTATTTAAAGCCACAGATACCATGCCAATGATTGTTTTTGGCATGCTTTTAGTTTATTTGGTGGCAAAAAGACTCAGCCCTCGTTATGCCATGGTTTTTGTACTTATTTCAGGTGTCATTTTAAGTTTAGCTTTAGGGAAAATGAATCCTGTTGATGTCGATTTTTCTCTCGCTATTCCGCAGTTTATCACGCCTGAATGGACATGGAACTCAACGCTTAACCTTGCTATTCCGCTAACATTGGTGAGCTTATCTGGCCAATTTCTACCCGGTATGGCGATTATGAAGTTAAGTGGCTACGACACCCCTGCTAAACCGATCATCACAGCAACCAGTCTGACATCTATGGCTGTTGCATGCGTGGGTGGAATTACCATTGTTCTTGCTTCAATTACTGCGGCACTTTGTATGGGTAAAGATGCACATGAACTGAAAGAAAAACGCTATATTGCAGGGATTGCCAATGGGATCTTTTATATCTTAGGTGGTTTATTTGCAGGAAGTATTGTGATGCTTTTTACATTATTGCCCAAAGAGTTAGTCGCTGCATTAGCAGGTTTAGCCTTACTCGGTGCAATTGCGATTAACATCTCTGCTGCAATGAAAAATGAAAGTCAACGCGATGCTGCTTTACTGACTTTTTTAGCAACGGCTTCAGGGATGAGCTTCTTAGGTCTCAGTTCAGTATTTTGGGGCATTTGTATTGGTATCGTGGCACATGTCATTTTGACAAAACATCAGAACACAGCACAAAGCCAGACTGAAGCTGTCAGTTCAAAATAA
- a CDS encoding TerD family protein, whose translation MAISLSKGGNINLSKTAPTMNKVDLGLGWNPRVTDGKAFDLDAVAFLTDENGKVTGDGDFIFFNQKVSPCGSVTHQGDNRTGDGDGDDETISVDLSKVPANIAKVVFAVTIHEGQQNGQNFGQVDKAYIRVINQDANGEELARFDLSEDGSTEVAMIFGELYRHSGEWKFKAVGQGFNGGLGALAASYGVAV comes from the coding sequence ATGGCGATTAGCTTATCTAAAGGCGGTAACATTAACTTATCTAAAACTGCACCTACGATGAATAAAGTAGATTTAGGTTTAGGTTGGAACCCACGTGTAACTGATGGTAAAGCATTTGACTTAGACGCAGTCGCATTTTTAACAGATGAAAATGGCAAAGTCACAGGTGATGGCGATTTTATTTTCTTTAACCAGAAAGTATCTCCATGTGGTTCTGTAACGCATCAAGGTGATAACCGTACAGGTGATGGCGACGGTGATGATGAAACGATTTCTGTAGACTTGTCTAAAGTTCCTGCAAATATTGCGAAAGTTGTCTTTGCAGTTACCATTCACGAAGGTCAACAAAACGGTCAAAACTTTGGTCAAGTGGATAAAGCGTACATCCGTGTAATTAACCAAGATGCAAATGGTGAAGAGCTTGCACGTTTTGACTTGTCTGAAGATGGTAGCACTGAAGTTGCAATGATCTTTGGTGAATTATACCGTCACAGTGGCGAGTGGAAATTCAAAGCTGTAGGTCAAGGCTTTAACGGTGGCTTAGGCGCATTGGCTGCAAGCTACGGTGTTGCCGTTTAA
- the benC gene encoding benzoate 1,2-dioxygenase electron transfer component BenC, producing MSNHNVALQFEDGVTRFISVAQGETLSDAAYRQKINIPLDCRDGACGTCRAFCESGSYDMPEENYIEDALTPEEAEEGYILACQCKPTSDAVFQIQATSDVCKTQIHEFQGTLARVENLSESTITFDIQLDEGQPDIHFLAGQYVNVALPGTAETRSYSFSSKPGDRLTGFVVRNVPNGKMSEFLSANAQAGDKMTFTGPFGSFYLRNVVRPVLMLAGGTGIAPFMSMLQVLEEKGSEQPVRLVFGVTNDFDLVAIEKLNELQAKLPWFEYRTVVAHADSTHERKGYVTGHIDNEWLNGGDVDVYLCGPVPMVEAVRGWLDQEGVKPANFLFEKFSAN from the coding sequence ATGTCAAACCATAATGTTGCACTTCAATTTGAAGATGGCGTAACGCGTTTTATCAGTGTCGCTCAAGGTGAAACCTTATCAGATGCTGCATATCGTCAAAAAATTAACATTCCTTTAGATTGCCGTGATGGTGCTTGCGGAACGTGTCGCGCGTTTTGTGAGTCTGGCTCTTATGACATGCCTGAAGAAAACTATATTGAAGATGCTTTAACACCTGAAGAAGCAGAAGAAGGCTATATTTTAGCTTGCCAATGTAAACCAACTTCAGACGCAGTATTCCAGATTCAAGCAACTTCTGATGTCTGTAAAACTCAGATTCACGAGTTCCAAGGCACTTTAGCACGTGTAGAAAACTTATCTGAATCGACCATTACCTTTGATATTCAACTTGATGAAGGTCAGCCAGATATTCATTTCCTTGCAGGACAATATGTCAATGTTGCGCTACCAGGCACAGCAGAAACACGCTCTTATTCATTTAGTTCAAAACCAGGCGACCGCTTAACAGGCTTTGTTGTGCGTAATGTACCGAATGGTAAGATGAGCGAGTTTTTAAGTGCCAATGCTCAAGCTGGCGACAAAATGACATTCACAGGTCCTTTTGGTAGCTTCTATTTACGTAATGTTGTTCGCCCTGTTCTTATGCTTGCAGGGGGTACAGGTATTGCACCATTTATGTCAATGCTACAAGTTCTAGAAGAAAAAGGTTCTGAACAACCTGTACGTCTTGTTTTTGGTGTAACCAATGATTTTGACTTAGTTGCCATTGAAAAACTTAACGAGTTACAAGCAAAATTACCATGGTTTGAATATCGCACTGTTGTAGCACATGCTGACTCTACGCATGAACGTAAAGGTTATGTGACAGGTCATATTGACAATGAATGGCTCAATGGTGGTGATGTTGACGTTTACCTTTGTGGTCCAGTTCCAATGGTCGAAGCCGTTCGTGGCTGGTTAGACCAAGAAGGTGTAAAACCTGCAAACTTCTTATTTGAAAAATTCTCTGCGAACTAA
- a CDS encoding TerD family protein — protein MAISLNKGGNLSLSKTDPSLSQVLVGLGWDARATDGADFDLDASAFLLGANDKVRGEHDFIFYNQTRSPEGSVEHTGDNRTGAGDGDDEAVKINLGLVPADIQKIAITVTIHDAEQRGQNFGQVQNAFIRVVNDQSNVEIVRFDLNEDYSTETAMVFGELYRHNGEWKFRAVGQGYAGGLRAMCHQYGISI, from the coding sequence ATGGCAATTTCTTTAAATAAAGGTGGTAATTTATCACTAAGTAAAACAGATCCATCACTTTCTCAAGTTCTTGTTGGTTTAGGCTGGGATGCACGTGCAACAGATGGTGCAGATTTTGACTTAGATGCGTCGGCATTTTTATTAGGTGCAAACGATAAAGTTCGTGGCGAACATGACTTTATTTTTTATAACCAAACACGTTCTCCTGAAGGTTCTGTTGAGCATACAGGCGATAACCGCACAGGTGCAGGTGATGGTGATGATGAAGCCGTTAAAATTAATTTAGGTCTTGTTCCTGCAGACATTCAAAAAATTGCAATCACTGTGACGATTCATGATGCAGAGCAACGTGGTCAAAACTTTGGTCAAGTACAAAATGCATTTATTCGTGTGGTCAATGATCAAAGTAACGTTGAAATTGTACGCTTTGATTTAAACGAAGATTATTCAACCGAAACAGCAATGGTATTTGGTGAGTTGTATCGTCATAACGGTGAATGGAAGTTCCGCGCTGTAGGTCAGGGTTATGCAGGCGGTTTGCGTGCCATGTGCCATCAGTATGGCATTAGCATCTAA
- the benD gene encoding benzoate diol dehydrogenase BenD, producing the protein MSDRQRFLNKVVIVTGAAQGIGRGVALQVAAEGAQVILADRAEIVDEVLAEILQHQGDAITINADLETFAGAQSVVAKAIEKYGRVDVLINNVGGAIWMKPFQEFSEEEIIKEVNRSLFPTLWCCRAVLPEMLKNQKGTIVNVSSIATRGINRVPYSASKGGVNALTAAMAFEHAKDGIRINAVATGGTEAPPRKVPRNSNPLSENEKQWMQQVVDQTIDRTFLGRYGTIQEQVNAILFLASDDSSYMTGTVVPVGGGDQG; encoded by the coding sequence ATGTCAGATCGTCAAAGATTTTTAAATAAAGTTGTTATTGTTACAGGTGCTGCTCAAGGGATTGGTCGTGGTGTTGCGCTGCAAGTTGCTGCTGAAGGCGCACAAGTGATCCTCGCAGATCGCGCTGAAATTGTAGATGAAGTTTTAGCTGAAATTTTGCAGCATCAAGGTGATGCGATCACAATTAATGCAGATTTAGAAACTTTTGCAGGCGCTCAATCTGTTGTGGCTAAAGCAATTGAAAAATACGGTCGTGTTGATGTCTTAATCAACAATGTCGGTGGTGCAATTTGGATGAAACCCTTCCAAGAATTTTCTGAAGAAGAAATTATTAAGGAAGTGAATCGTTCTTTATTCCCAACATTATGGTGCTGCCGTGCAGTTTTACCAGAAATGTTGAAAAATCAGAAAGGTACGATTGTTAATGTATCTTCAATCGCGACACGTGGTATTAACCGTGTACCTTATTCTGCATCTAAAGGTGGTGTAAATGCCTTAACTGCTGCAATGGCATTTGAACATGCAAAAGATGGTATCCGTATCAATGCTGTAGCAACAGGCGGCACCGAAGCACCACCTCGAAAAGTACCTCGCAATAGTAATCCTTTATCTGAAAATGAAAAACAATGGATGCAACAAGTGGTTGATCAAACCATTGATCGAACTTTCTTAGGACGCTACGGCACGATCCAAGAACAAGTGAATGCGATTTTATTTTTAGCCTCAGATGACTCATCTTATATGACAGGTACTGTTGTTCCTGTGGGTGGCGGAGATCAAGGTTAA
- a CDS encoding TerD family protein, with translation MGISLVKGQKISLEKPDGSSLTKIYLGAGWDVAKGGGFLGGLFGGGGGSIDLDASAILFDANKQVLDNVWFAQLRSRDGSIQHSGDNLTGEGDGDDEKIFVDLTRVPDQVQQIVFTISSFRGQTFEKVENAFCRLVDETTNTEVAKYNLSAQGNYTALIIAKVYRHNGAWKMSALGESCQGKTIHDIVPSVLPLL, from the coding sequence ATGGGTATTAGTCTAGTAAAAGGTCAAAAAATTTCGTTAGAAAAACCAGATGGTTCTTCATTAACAAAAATTTATTTGGGTGCAGGTTGGGACGTTGCTAAAGGCGGTGGTTTTTTAGGTGGTCTATTTGGCGGCGGTGGTGGCTCTATTGATTTAGATGCTTCAGCAATTTTATTTGATGCCAATAAACAAGTGCTTGATAATGTTTGGTTTGCTCAGCTTCGTAGTCGTGATGGCAGTATTCAGCATTCTGGTGACAACTTAACAGGTGAAGGCGATGGTGATGACGAGAAAATCTTTGTAGATTTGACGCGTGTTCCTGATCAAGTTCAGCAAATCGTATTTACGATTAGTAGTTTTCGTGGTCAAACTTTTGAAAAAGTAGAGAATGCCTTTTGTCGTTTAGTCGATGAAACCACCAACACTGAAGTTGCAAAATATAATTTGTCAGCACAAGGCAATTATACTGCTTTGATTATTGCGAAAGTATATCGTCATAATGGTGCTTGGAAAATGTCAGCGTTGGGTGAGTCTTGTCAAGGTAAAACGATTCATGACATCGTACCTTCGGTACTGCCATTGTTATAA
- a CDS encoding DUF475 domain-containing protein: MKHFRFSIIFTIICLAISAYWGFTHGPEAGLMMMFKVLAITGILAIMEVSLSFDNAVVNASVLKHWDMFWRKLFLTVGIIVAVFGMRLVFPLLIVGVTADMSMVEVAKLALNDPKTYSEKLMAHHAEIAAFGGIFLLLVFLNFLFDDEKDEHWFHWVESKLADLGSIQAISVFISLIALLVIAGFVPEAQRLVVVMAGIWGIVVYVGVQVIGHLLEGSGSDDEADDEKSSNGNATVTGTVVKGGIGGFLYLEVLDASFSFDGVIGAFAITNDVVVIMLGLAIGAMFVRSMTIYLVEKGTLDAYVYLEHGAHYAIGALALIMLASGTGVHVPEVVTGLIGVAFIVWAVLSSISYSKKQQKLESTQEGN, translated from the coding sequence ATGAAGCATTTTAGATTTTCGATAATTTTCACCATTATCTGTTTAGCAATTTCTGCCTATTGGGGATTTACCCACGGTCCTGAAGCAGGGCTGATGATGATGTTTAAGGTACTGGCAATTACAGGTATTTTAGCCATCATGGAAGTGTCATTGTCATTTGATAATGCCGTTGTGAACGCCTCTGTGCTTAAACATTGGGATATGTTTTGGCGGAAGTTATTCTTAACCGTCGGGATCATTGTTGCTGTATTTGGTATGCGCTTGGTTTTCCCATTGCTCATTGTTGGCGTCACCGCAGATATGAGTATGGTTGAAGTGGCTAAGTTAGCATTGAATGACCCTAAAACTTATTCAGAAAAACTGATGGCACATCATGCGGAAATTGCTGCTTTTGGTGGTATTTTCTTATTACTTGTGTTTTTAAACTTTCTTTTTGATGATGAAAAGGATGAACATTGGTTTCATTGGGTTGAGTCTAAATTAGCAGATTTAGGCAGTATTCAAGCGATTTCAGTATTTATTTCACTGATTGCATTGTTGGTCATTGCAGGTTTTGTACCTGAGGCACAGCGTTTAGTTGTGGTGATGGCAGGCATCTGGGGGATCGTGGTCTATGTGGGTGTGCAGGTCATTGGACATTTACTTGAAGGCAGTGGTTCTGATGATGAAGCAGATGATGAAAAATCTTCAAATGGCAACGCAACAGTTACAGGTACAGTGGTGAAAGGTGGTATCGGGGGCTTCTTGTATTTAGAGGTTTTAGATGCTTCATTTAGTTTTGATGGGGTTATTGGTGCTTTCGCAATTACCAATGATGTTGTTGTGATTATGTTAGGTTTGGCAATAGGTGCGATGTTTGTTCGTTCTATGACCATTTACCTCGTTGAAAAAGGCACATTGGATGCCTATGTATATTTAGAGCATGGTGCGCATTATGCGATTGGTGCTTTAGCATTGATTATGCTCGCAAGTGGTACAGGTGTGCATGTACCTGAAGTTGTCACAGGATTGATTGGTGTAGCGTTTATTGTATGGGCGGTATTATCATCAATTTCGTATAGCAAGAAACAGCAAAAGTTAGAATCAACACAAGAAGGAAATTAA